In Tissierellales bacterium, one genomic interval encodes:
- a CDS encoding single-stranded DNA-binding protein, with protein MNNCTLIGRLVRDPELKMLPNTGTAVTNFTLAIDKELSKDKKQEMESQGKPTADFINIVVWGRMAETSAQYLRKGQRTAVQGRIQSRTYDDKDGNRRYITEVVAERVEFIDWGDSSNNNDSLDGFEPIDDSDIPF; from the coding sequence ATGAATAATTGTACACTTATCGGAAGATTAGTAAGGGACCCAGAATTAAAAATGTTACCTAATACAGGTACAGCAGTAACAAACTTTACACTAGCAATTGATAAGGAACTTAGCAAAGATAAAAAGCAAGAAATGGAATCACAAGGTAAACCTACAGCAGATTTTATAAACATTGTAGTTTGGGGTAGAATGGCTGAAACATCTGCACAATATTTGAGAAAAGGGCAAAGAACAGCAGTCCAAGGAAGGATACAATCTAGGACCTATGATGATAAAGATGGCAATAGAAGATATATAACAGAGGTAGTAGCAGAAAGAGTTGAATTTATAGATTGGGGAGATAGTAGCAATAACAATGATAGTCTAGACGGATTTGAGCCGATAGACGATAGTGATATTCCATTTTAA